A single genomic interval of Mesoplodon densirostris isolate mMesDen1 chromosome 8, mMesDen1 primary haplotype, whole genome shotgun sequence harbors:
- the LOC132494951 gene encoding gamma-crystallin D has translation MGKITFYEDRSFQGRHYECSSDHSNLQPYLGRCNSVRVDSGCWMIYEQPNYLGCQYFLRRGDYPDYQQWMGLSDSVRSCRLIPHAGSHRIRLYEREDYRGQMIEITEDCSSLQDRFHFNEIYSLNVLEGSWVLYELPSYRGRQYLLRPGDYRRYHDWGAVNAKVGSLRRVIDFY, from the exons ATGGGGAAG ATCACCTTCTACGAGGACCGAAGCTTCCAGGGCCGCCACTACGAGTGCAGCAGCGACCACTCCAACCTGCAGCCTTACTTGGGCCGCTGCAACTCAGTGCGCGTGGACAGCGGCTGCTGGATGATCTACGAGCAGCCCAACTACCTGGGCTGCCAGTACTTCCTGCGGCGCGGTGACTACCCCGACTACCAGCAGTGGATGGGCCTCAGCGACTCCGTCCGCTCCTGCCGCCTCATCCCCCAC GCTGGCTCTCACAGGATCAGACTTTATGAGAGGGAAGATTACAGAGGCCAGATGATAGAGATCACTGAGGACTGCTCCTCTCTTCAGGACCGCTTCCACTTCAATGAGATTTACTCTCTCAATGTGCTGGAGGGCTCCTGGGTCCTCTATGAGTTGCCCAGCTACCGGGGAAGGCAGTATCTGCTGAGGCCAGGGGACTACAGGCGCTACCATGACTGGGGGGCCGTGAATGCTAAAGTGGGCTCCTTGAGGAGAGTCATAGATTTCTACTGA